One Pirellulales bacterium genomic region harbors:
- the hydA gene encoding dihydropyrimidinase, producing MGLLVKNGRVITATDDFLADIWCAGETITRIGPRLQEQLQPEEIAAATVIDAAGMLVFPGFIDPHVHIYLSFMGTYAKDNYQTASRAALLGGTTTLIEMICPNRQTEPLAGWEIWQKNAAEQSACDYTFHMGVTRFDPLAASQLREIVERGTASFKVFLAYKGALGIDDAELFQTLRLANELGVIVTAHCENAELIAQLQQKLLSEGKTGPEWHEPSRPEQVETLGVRHLLAFAELTGAHCYIVHTSCRGAVEAALEARAGGISVWIETLIQYLLLDKSAAERPNFEGAKYVMSPPLRDRRHQPYLWHNLANGNISTVATDHAPFDFLGQKELGRSDFTKIPNGIPSLQDRVTLLHSAGVLTGRLSYHRFVDCASTQAARLFGLYPQKGTIQPGSDADLVIYDPHQKWTISAASHASAVDYNGFEGLTVTGRPVTVTVRGELAVRDGQFVGQFGRGKYLARQPTHFS from the coding sequence ATGGGATTACTAGTAAAAAATGGCCGGGTGATCACCGCCACGGACGATTTTTTGGCTGATATATGGTGCGCGGGCGAAACCATTACCCGCATCGGTCCCCGCCTCCAGGAACAGTTACAACCGGAGGAAATCGCCGCCGCCACCGTTATCGATGCCGCCGGGATGCTGGTCTTTCCGGGCTTTATTGATCCCCATGTGCATATTTACCTCTCTTTCATGGGCACGTATGCCAAGGACAACTACCAAACAGCCTCCCGAGCGGCGCTGCTGGGGGGGACGACCACGCTCATCGAAATGATCTGCCCCAACCGCCAAACCGAACCCCTGGCCGGCTGGGAAATCTGGCAAAAAAACGCCGCCGAGCAAAGCGCCTGCGACTACACCTTTCACATGGGTGTTACCCGATTTGATCCCCTGGCCGCCAGCCAGTTACGAGAGATCGTCGAGCGCGGGACAGCCTCTTTTAAAGTTTTTTTGGCTTATAAAGGGGCCCTGGGCATTGATGATGCCGAACTGTTTCAGACACTACGACTAGCGAATGAGTTGGGCGTGATCGTCACCGCCCATTGCGAAAACGCGGAGTTGATCGCGCAATTGCAACAAAAACTCTTGTCCGAGGGTAAGACCGGCCCCGAATGGCACGAGCCGTCGCGCCCGGAACAAGTGGAAACGTTGGGTGTGCGGCACTTGCTGGCTTTTGCGGAATTGACCGGGGCGCATTGCTATATCGTGCATACCAGTTGCCGGGGAGCGGTGGAGGCAGCGCTTGAGGCCCGCGCGGGGGGAATCTCGGTTTGGATAGAAACGCTGATCCAATATTTGCTGCTAGACAAAAGCGCTGCCGAGCGGCCCAACTTTGAAGGGGCTAAATATGTCATGTCCCCCCCGCTGCGCGACCGGCGGCATCAGCCATATTTGTGGCATAATCTGGCAAATGGCAATATCAGCACCGTGGCGACCGATCACGCGCCGTTCGATTTTTTGGGGCAAAAAGAGCTAGGTCGGAGCGATTTTACAAAAATCCCCAACGGGATCCCTAGCCTACAAGATCGCGTGACGCTGTTGCATTCGGCGGGGGTATTAACCGGCAGGCTTTCTTACCATCGATTTGTGGATTGCGCTAGCACCCAGGCGGCGCGGCTGTTTGGACTTTACCCGCAAAAAGGGACTATCCAACCGGGTAGCGATGCGGATTTGGTGATTTATGATCCACATCAAAAATGGACGATTTCCGCCGCCAGCCACGCCTCCGCCGTAGATTATAATGGTTTTGAGGGGTTAACGGTGACTGGTCGGCCCGTGACCGTGACGGTCCGGGGGGAACTTGCCGTGCGGGATGGCCAGTTTGTTGGCCAATTTGGCCGGGGAAAATACCTGGCACGACAACCAACGCATTTTAGTTGA